One genomic window of Fusarium keratoplasticum isolate Fu6.1 chromosome 3, whole genome shotgun sequence includes the following:
- a CDS encoding HET domain-containing protein has protein sequence MDFILQAWDPGSARSVARKAGYCKACVGMICTPEGLRSLGTLPGYRHSNMHQLLESINQGCRLCEIILRSGWEHPRHKLGVDKQVQYSEKQKDRYIWFVSRGSRQSPPPGFTRYTTKDWEKRLRDSLGDRVWLDGGYVDHEKPPKAPEERWSWDSQISIAIMASFDDPASKYFFNRTTHTNFLDGDIMQQAKTWLDDCVGGRHERCLPPEKSQLPTRVLDVEPSLGPIIRLQDQTASRFERYAVLSYCWGGPQPLTATKSNVQTLMSGVEIDKLPQTLKDAVYVTRRLGIRYLWIDALCIIQDSPEDKLSEIGKMGTVYRNAVVTIASAHARKASDGFLKIARDNTLEHSCTMPIYLPKQPRVGTVILAAEGIPADTHPLPLRTRGWAFQEAVLSRRILIFSDYDLHCHCKPQHEMFLNLGNLKREKSPKLFSFGTKLFDEFETYHKSGGDGWMSPVFLGGMWSGMLFEFTTRSLTVADDRLHAVQGIANELLQSKHLSTAMDRTYIAGTWMACLPLQLLWSRSQAGPSQPVTSRSKRAPTWSWGCLDYHINFYSYGISSVRPYKGFSLLHVSSEPDEVYLEAECDIVCRSLDQFRHDSSKGQGIRITLDLDVDELPTTATCVYYILLDKTIDITGRKKSDPLRLYYVEGIATYENDQGAFQRLGFFRWNVNQPAEDEYIFGQRRRVKLV, from the exons ATGGACTTCATTCTCCAAGCATGGGACCCTGGCTCTGCGAGATCCGTCGCCAGGAAAGCCGGGTACTGTAAGGCTTGCGTTGGCATGATATGCACTCCCGAGGGCCTCAGATCCTTGGGAACTTTACCCGGTTATCGTCATTCCAATATGCACCAGCTCCTAGAAAGCATCAATCAGGGGTGCCGGCTGTGCGAGATCATTCTTCGCAGCGGGTGGGAGCATCCCCGACACAAGTTGGGCGTTGACAAGCAGGTCCAATACTCTGAAAAGCAGAAAGATAGATACATCTGGTTTGTCTCGCGGGGATCTAGGCAGAGCCCTCCGCCTGGCTTTACACGGTATACCACCAAAGATTGGGAGAAACGTCTACGCGATAGTTTGGGCGACAGGGTGTGGCTAGATGGCGGGTATGTTGATCACGAGAAGCCGCCAAAAGCCCCGGAAGAACGATGGTCATGGGACAGCCAGATATCTATCGCAATAATGGCCTCTTTTG ACGATCCTGCATCAAAGTACTTCTTTAATCGAACTACGCATACCAActtcctcgacggcgacaTTATGCAACAAGCAAAGACATGGCTTGATGATTGTGTAGGAGGACGTCATGAGAGATGCCTTCCTCCTGAGAAATCTCAGCTTCCTACCCGTGTTCTGGACGTTGAGCCCAGCCTTGGTCCTATTATCCGTTTGCAAGATCAGACGGCCAGCAGATTTGAGAGGTACGCAGTACTGAGTTACTGCTGGGGCGGGCCTCAGCCTCTAACCGCCACCAAGAGCAACGTTCAGACCCTGATGTCTGGAGTTGAGATTGATAAGCTCCCACAGACCCTCAAAGACGCTGTCTACGTCACACGGAGACTTGGAATTCGATACCTCTGGATTGATGCTctctgcatcatccaagaTAGCCCAGAAGATAAACTATCCGAGATTGGTAAAATGGGCACAGTCTACCGGAATGCCGTCGTCACCATCGCATCTGCACATGCCCGAAAGGCTTCAGACGGTTTCCTCAAAATTGCCAGGGATAATACACTGGAACACTCATGTACAATGCCAATCTACCTCCCGAAGCAGCCTCGAGTTGGTACAGTGATTCTGGCGGCGGAGGGTATCCCGGCTGATACACACCCATTGCCCTTACGGACTCGTGGCTGGGCTTTTCAAGAAGCAGTTCTCTCCCGACGCATCCTGATCTTTTCAGATTACGACTTGCATTGCCACTGCAAGCCCCAGCACGAAATgttcctcaacctcggcaaCCTCAAGCGAGAGAAGAGCCCGAAGCTGTTCTCGTTTGGAACCAAGCTTTTCGACGAGTTTGAAACTTACCACAAAAGCGGCGGAGACGGCTGGATGTCGCCAGTATTCCTTGGTGGAATGTGGAGCGGCATGCTCTTCGAGTTTACTACGCGGTCGCTCACTGTGGCTGATGATCGACTTCATGCTGTGCAGGGCATAGCGAACGAACTACTGCAGTCGAAGCACTTGTCAACCGCTATGGACAGGACATATATTGCGGGCACATGGATGGCTTGTCTCCCATTACAGCTTCTCTGGTCACGATCCCAAGCCGGCCCTTCCCAGCCTGTCACGAGTAGATCCAAAAGAGCCCCAACATGGTCTTGGGGTTGTCTGGACTACCATATCAATTTTTATTCCTATGGAATATCCTCCGTGCGACCATATAAAGGCTTCTCGCTTTTGCACGTCTCTTCTGAGCCAGATGAAGTGTATCTGGAGGCCGAGTGCGATATCGTCTGTCGCAGTTTAGACCAATTTCGCCACGACTCGTCAAAAGGCCAGGGCATCCGGATCACCCTTGACCTAGATGTAGATGAGCTTCCCACCACGGCTACATGTGTCTACTATATACTTCTAGACAAAACTATTGACATAACGGGTAGGAAGAAGAGCGATCCACTCCGGCTGTACTATGTTGAGGGTATCGCTACCTACGAGAATGACCAAGGGGCTTTTCAACGGCTGGGCTTTTTCAGATGGAATGTGAACCAGCCTGCTGAGGATGAATACATCTTTGGTCAACGGAGACGGGTCAAGTTGGTGTAG